The following are encoded in a window of Manihot esculenta cultivar AM560-2 chromosome 8, M.esculenta_v8, whole genome shotgun sequence genomic DNA:
- the LOC110621336 gene encoding uncharacterized protein LOC110621336, which translates to MPQVDLETLVSACAGVSCDRKIACETLADTATEGQNHQPQESETDPPEIPPDFPPESFCLSKDAEFEWFDRNAFIERKDSTKANSHSTNLNPNVNPNANQSNSQRFSNLKSKASIIGLPKPQNSRFVDTRRHCRPGNTRLFPKRSASTSKSDSTVIEPSSPKVSCMGRVRSKKDRNRRLKDRQRSNETETRREKPERKQKHGFFASFRAIFGKTSKQNVKSGKDASHRGSLSRRSSSEKKIDIRERLPHVEKDMEPRKSVGSDGVGTASGVEPIGLGGMKRFASGRKSESWIDVA; encoded by the coding sequence ATGCCACAAGTGGATCTCGAGACCTTGGTTTCAGCCTGCGCCGGCGTCTCTTGCGACCGAAAAATCGCCTGTGAGACCTTAGCCGATACCGCCACCGAGGGTCAAAACCATCAGCCTCAAGAATCTGAGACTGATCCACCAGAAATCCCGCCGGATTTCCCTCCTGAATCCTTTTGCCTCTCCAAGGACGCCGAGTTCGAGTGGTTTGATCGCAACGCTTTCATTGAGCGGAAGGACTCCACCAAAGCTAACTCTCATTCTACCAATTTGAATCCCAATGTTAATCCCAACGCAAACCAGTCGAATTCTCAGAGATTTTCTAACTTGAAATCCAAAGCCTCCATTATTGGTTTGCCAAAGCCACAAAATTCTCGTTTCGTTGACACCAGGCGTCATTGTAGACCAGGAAATACGCGGTTGTTTCCCAAACGGTCTGCTTCCACCAGTAAATCAGATTCGACGGTGATTGAGCCGTCTTCGCCCAAGGTCTCTTGTATGGGAAGAGTGAGATCAAAGAAAGATCGAAATCGGAGACTAAAGGATCGGCAACGATCTAACGAAACCGAGActagaagggaaaaaccagaaaggaagcaaaagcatgGATTCTTTGCTAGTTTTCGGGCTATCTTCGGGAAAACCAGTAAGCAAAATGTGAAGAGCGGAAAAGATGCATCACATAGAGGATCTCTGTCCAGAAGGAGCTCGTCGGAGAAAAAGATTGACATCAGGGAACGTCTACCGCATGTCGAGAAAGATATGGAGCCGAGAAAGAGCGTGGGAAGTGACGGCGTTGGAACGGCGTCGGGTGTTGAACCTATTGGTTTGGGCGGAATGAAGCGATTTGCGTCTGGTAGGAAATCGGAGTCTTGGATAGACGTGGCGTGA